Proteins encoded in a region of the Streptomyces sp. NBC_00310 genome:
- a CDS encoding SRPBCC family protein: MNKYVVTEQAVINAPVGHVWDVISRTDRYAEWVAGAIEVTDHHGVATVGKTYAERNRTLGPLKTDSVWTVRESEPYERRVDTGTGFAPLQDVTNVFAFRPIRSGDGREMTEMTYQVEYAIGLGPLGDLLNRVQEPGMRSAMRTSMTNLDRLLRSENSTTAR, from the coding sequence ATGAACAAGTACGTGGTCACCGAGCAGGCCGTCATCAACGCACCCGTGGGACACGTCTGGGACGTCATCTCCCGCACCGACCGGTACGCCGAGTGGGTCGCCGGGGCGATCGAGGTCACCGACCACCACGGCGTCGCCACCGTCGGCAAGACCTACGCCGAACGCAACCGCACGCTCGGCCCCCTCAAGACCGACTCGGTCTGGACGGTCAGAGAGAGCGAGCCGTACGAGCGTCGCGTCGACACCGGCACCGGATTCGCCCCGCTCCAGGACGTGACCAACGTCTTCGCGTTCCGGCCGATCCGGAGCGGGGACGGCCGGGAGATGACAGAGATGACCTACCAGGTCGAGTACGCCATCGGGCTGGGACCGCTGGGGGACTTGCTGAACCGCGTCCAGGAGCCGGGGATGCGCTCCGCGATGCGCACCTCCATGACCAACCTCGACAGGTTGCTCCGTTCGGAGAACTCGACGACCGCCCGTTGA
- the mhpA gene encoding bifunctional 3-(3-hydroxy-phenyl)propionate/3-hydroxycinnamic acid hydroxylase MhpA — translation MNGRAAPLSLPTSPLAMARGCSWRCLIAPLYDIAVVGYGPTGLTAASLLGRLGHRVVVCERWPGLYGLPRLTHIDDETARTVQAAGDVDEALRDSSMCQYVWVNGKGENLVTIPANPEGPMGYPDHISMYQPDVENAIDRRLRGYGTVDVRQGWAVTGIDQDDDGVDLRLRGWNTDAMCADGPHDSVRARYVIAADGSRSGIRELLDVERQDFGFNEQWVNVDAEWLCPQPAQFAYGTQYCDPARGHMTINIGATRQRFEFALLPGENREDMNTPETAWRLLREYHDLGPEDVRIIRQLVYGFEARIATRWRTGRVFLAGDAAHTMPPYLGQGACSGLRDATNLAWKLHLVLGGLAPDALLDTYESERRPHVTAITHAAIGLGKVANTHDTEAAAARDAAFFSGKVPPPPPFPPLSGGVLRREAGTPVGTLTPQGRIRLADGRTGRLDDLTGYGFTLVTAEDPADALGPERLARLERLDCAVVPLDTVEELDGRHREYLHRLGVVAYLARPDFVLFGTAADTTDLGALVDDLDVALSGTVGAAV, via the coding sequence GTGAACGGCCGAGCCGCGCCCCTCTCTCTTCCCACCTCACCCCTCGCCATGGCGCGGGGCTGTTCCTGGAGGTGTCTCATCGCTCCCCTCTACGACATCGCCGTCGTCGGCTACGGACCGACCGGCCTCACCGCCGCGTCCCTGCTCGGCCGGCTGGGCCACCGGGTGGTGGTCTGCGAGCGCTGGCCCGGCCTCTACGGGCTGCCCAGACTCACCCACATCGACGACGAGACCGCCCGGACCGTCCAGGCGGCCGGTGATGTCGACGAGGCGCTGCGGGACTCGTCGATGTGCCAGTACGTGTGGGTCAACGGCAAGGGCGAGAACCTGGTGACCATCCCGGCGAACCCCGAGGGCCCGATGGGGTATCCGGATCACATCTCCATGTACCAGCCGGATGTGGAGAACGCGATCGACAGGCGGTTGCGCGGCTACGGCACGGTCGACGTCCGTCAGGGCTGGGCGGTCACCGGCATCGACCAGGACGACGACGGTGTCGACCTGCGTCTGCGCGGCTGGAACACCGACGCCATGTGCGCGGACGGACCGCACGACAGCGTCCGGGCCCGCTATGTGATCGCCGCCGACGGCAGCCGCAGCGGAATCCGCGAACTGCTCGACGTGGAGCGCCAGGACTTCGGCTTCAACGAGCAGTGGGTCAACGTGGACGCCGAGTGGCTGTGCCCCCAGCCCGCCCAGTTCGCGTACGGCACCCAGTACTGCGATCCCGCGCGCGGGCACATGACCATCAACATCGGCGCGACCCGCCAGCGCTTCGAGTTCGCCCTCCTCCCGGGCGAGAACCGCGAGGACATGAACACCCCGGAGACCGCCTGGCGGCTCCTGCGCGAGTACCACGACCTCGGCCCGGAGGACGTGCGGATCATCCGGCAGCTGGTCTACGGCTTCGAGGCCCGCATCGCCACCCGCTGGCGGACCGGCAGGGTCTTCCTGGCCGGCGACGCCGCCCACACCATGCCGCCGTACCTCGGCCAGGGCGCGTGCAGCGGCCTGCGCGACGCCACCAATCTCGCCTGGAAGCTGCACCTCGTGCTCGGCGGCCTGGCGCCCGACGCACTCCTGGACACCTACGAGAGCGAGCGCCGCCCGCACGTCACCGCGATCACCCACGCGGCGATCGGCCTCGGCAAGGTCGCCAACACGCACGACACCGAGGCCGCCGCGGCCCGGGACGCGGCCTTCTTCAGCGGCAAGGTGCCCCCGCCGCCGCCGTTCCCCCCGCTGAGCGGCGGAGTGCTGCGCAGGGAAGCCGGCACGCCGGTCGGCACCCTCACCCCCCAGGGCCGCATCCGTCTGGCCGACGGCCGCACCGGACGACTCGACGACCTGACCGGATACGGCTTCACCCTGGTCACCGCCGAGGATCCCGCCGACGCCCTGGGGCCCGAGCGGCTCGCCCGGTTGGAGCGCCTGGACTGCGCCGTGGTCCCCCTCGACACGGTCGAAGAACTCGACGGACGACACCGGGAGTACCTCCACCGGCTCGGCGTGGTCGCGTATCTGGCACGTCCCGACTTCGTGCTGTTCGGTACGGCGGCCGACACCACCGACCTGGGCGCTCTGGTGGACGACCTCGACGTCGCACTGTCCGGGACAGTGGGTGCGGCCGTATGA
- a CDS encoding flavin monoamine oxidase family protein, translating to MSSTRTTDVTTSRQSRRADVVVIGAGLAGLTAARELIAAGKSVAVLEARDRVGGRLLNHDLGDGQVTEIGGQFVGPTQDHILALAKEVGVDTYQAAVPGETVYVHDGRAKRFSGHTPPDLFALPDMGIALARIAKEAAKLNPAAPWRAPHARELDGMTYETWLRRAELTGDAVDMISLFLNSAYGGEARDASALFSLWYVATFGNETHPGTMERGTGTTGGAQDSRFVGGSQLVAQRLAEELDGRVHLSAPVRRISQDSSGATVVSDAGDWRADQVIVAIPPLLAARIVWDPLLPPQQDQLFQRLPFGTLMKCVAVYDKPFWREDGLSGMGLLRGGSPIREMFDNTPPDGGPGVLMGFLGGREWRKWAHRPAAERRGAVLRSFAQVVGDRAFDTVDYVEQDWTAEQWTQGGPTSVAAPGVLSDFGQWMGRAFGRVRWAGAEFSPYWNGFMDGAVRSGKHTATEVLGRD from the coding sequence ATGAGCAGCACGCGGACCACGGACGTCACCACGTCACGTCAGAGCCGCAGGGCGGACGTCGTGGTGATCGGTGCGGGGCTGGCCGGACTGACCGCGGCGCGGGAACTCATCGCGGCGGGCAAGTCCGTGGCCGTCCTGGAGGCCCGTGACCGGGTCGGTGGCCGACTGCTCAACCACGACCTCGGTGACGGCCAAGTCACGGAGATCGGCGGGCAGTTCGTCGGTCCCACCCAGGACCACATCCTGGCGCTGGCCAAGGAGGTCGGTGTGGACACCTACCAGGCAGCCGTCCCCGGCGAGACCGTCTACGTCCACGACGGCAGGGCCAAGCGCTTCTCCGGCCACACCCCTCCGGACCTGTTCGCCCTGCCGGACATGGGCATCGCCCTGGCTCGCATCGCCAAGGAGGCCGCCAAGTTGAACCCGGCCGCCCCGTGGCGGGCCCCCCACGCCCGCGAACTCGACGGTATGACCTACGAGACCTGGCTGCGCAGGGCCGAACTCACCGGCGACGCCGTCGACATGATCAGCCTCTTCCTCAACTCCGCCTACGGCGGCGAGGCACGCGACGCGTCCGCCCTGTTCAGCCTCTGGTATGTCGCCACCTTCGGCAACGAGACCCACCCCGGCACCATGGAACGCGGCACCGGCACCACCGGCGGCGCCCAGGACAGCCGGTTCGTCGGCGGCTCGCAGCTCGTCGCCCAGCGGCTGGCCGAGGAACTCGACGGCCGCGTCCACCTGTCCGCCCCGGTACGGCGCATCAGCCAGGACTCCTCCGGCGCCACCGTCGTCTCGGACGCCGGTGACTGGCGGGCCGACCAGGTGATCGTCGCCATCCCGCCGCTGCTCGCCGCGCGGATCGTGTGGGACCCGCTGCTGCCGCCCCAGCAGGACCAGCTCTTCCAGCGGCTGCCGTTCGGCACCCTCATGAAGTGCGTCGCCGTCTACGACAAGCCGTTCTGGCGCGAGGACGGCCTGTCCGGCATGGGTCTGCTGCGTGGCGGCTCCCCCATCCGCGAGATGTTCGACAACACCCCGCCCGACGGTGGACCGGGCGTCCTCATGGGCTTCCTCGGCGGCCGGGAATGGCGCAAGTGGGCCCATCGCCCGGCCGCCGAGCGCCGAGGAGCGGTCCTGCGCTCCTTCGCGCAGGTCGTCGGGGACCGGGCCTTCGACACCGTCGACTACGTCGAGCAGGACTGGACCGCCGAGCAGTGGACCCAGGGCGGCCCCACCTCCGTCGCCGCCCCCGGCGTGCTCAGCGACTTCGGCCAGTGGATGGGTCGGGCCTTCGGCCGTGTGCGGTGGGCGGGCGCCGAATTCTCCCCGTACTGGAACGGCTTCATGGACGGCGCCGTCCGCTCCGGCAAGCACACCGCCACCGAAGTCCTGGGTCGGGACTGA
- a CDS encoding alpha-L-fucosidase — MSSAPLSRRSLIKAAALAGGTVAFGLPQALWPATAEAYSVDAKMNWWYQARFGMFIHFGSYSYLGRGEWAFSADSNPLWTKASYQADVTSKFNPNAFNAATIAQLAQSAGMKYLVITAKHHEGYAMWDSNVPGFTDVTGTKLYNLRDYNNFQPDLLAQLKTECESRGIKFGLYYSILDWSHPSQSIDRGAYFSDMSSLSARTDYINDMKAQLQELLNRYDPAVLWFDGDWCANPSTPNLDDWWTQADGAELYNWLMARKPGLVVNERVKRDHGLGDYAVAEFGIPDAPLERPWEACATMNDAWGYNEWKENQYRSVQTIIREMVTVVSRDGNYLLNIGPKGDGSVTAGTVTVLNGMASWMATHGDSIHGTSGSPFATEPSWGRITKKNGKLFAHVFNWPTGGTLQIPAVYNTINRVYLMNNPGTNLTYWVSGGQINVQVPTTAPNANDSVVCVEVNGMPAVLAHGVYRLVCARSGKALDNGNVGGDGTPIIQWTVNGGSPQQWTVTDLGHGYYKLVCARSGKALDNNNSTSDSAVMVQRTDNGSRQQQWAVTALGGGAFRLINRHSGKALDNANNGADNTQVIQWTPNGGAPQQWNMTKVG, encoded by the coding sequence ATGTCCTCCGCTCCCCTCAGCAGGCGCTCCCTCATCAAGGCCGCGGCCCTCGCCGGCGGCACCGTGGCCTTCGGTCTGCCGCAGGCCCTGTGGCCCGCCACGGCCGAGGCCTACTCCGTCGACGCGAAGATGAACTGGTGGTACCAGGCCCGGTTCGGGATGTTCATCCACTTCGGGTCCTACTCCTACCTCGGCCGCGGTGAGTGGGCGTTCAGCGCCGATTCCAACCCTCTTTGGACCAAGGCCAGTTACCAGGCCGACGTGACCTCGAAGTTCAACCCGAACGCCTTCAACGCGGCCACCATCGCCCAACTGGCCCAGAGCGCCGGCATGAAGTACCTCGTGATCACCGCCAAGCACCACGAGGGGTACGCGATGTGGGACTCCAACGTCCCGGGCTTCACCGATGTCACCGGCACCAAGTTGTACAACCTGCGCGACTACAACAACTTTCAGCCCGACCTGCTGGCCCAGCTGAAGACCGAGTGCGAGAGCCGGGGCATCAAGTTCGGGCTCTACTACTCGATCCTCGACTGGAGCCACCCCTCCCAGAGCATCGATCGCGGCGCCTACTTCTCCGACATGTCGTCGCTGTCCGCCCGCACGGACTACATCAACGACATGAAGGCCCAACTGCAGGAACTGCTGAACCGCTACGACCCGGCCGTCCTCTGGTTCGACGGTGACTGGTGCGCCAACCCCTCCACCCCCAACCTCGACGACTGGTGGACCCAGGCCGACGGCGCGGAGCTGTACAACTGGCTGATGGCCCGCAAGCCAGGCCTCGTCGTCAACGAGCGCGTCAAGCGGGACCACGGTCTCGGCGACTACGCGGTCGCGGAGTTCGGTATCCCCGACGCGCCGCTGGAGCGGCCGTGGGAGGCCTGCGCCACCATGAACGACGCCTGGGGTTACAACGAGTGGAAGGAGAACCAGTACCGCTCGGTCCAGACCATCATCCGGGAGATGGTCACCGTCGTCTCGCGGGACGGCAACTACCTGCTCAACATCGGCCCCAAGGGCGATGGCTCCGTGACCGCCGGGACCGTGACCGTTCTGAACGGCATGGCCTCGTGGATGGCCACCCACGGCGACAGCATCCACGGCACCAGCGGCAGCCCCTTCGCCACCGAACCGTCCTGGGGCAGGATCACCAAGAAGAACGGCAAGCTCTTCGCCCACGTCTTCAACTGGCCGACGGGCGGCACCCTGCAGATTCCGGCGGTGTACAACACGATCAACCGCGTCTACCTGATGAACAACCCCGGCACCAACCTCACCTACTGGGTCAGCGGCGGCCAGATCAACGTCCAGGTGCCGACCACCGCGCCCAACGCGAACGACTCCGTGGTCTGCGTGGAGGTCAACGGCATGCCGGCCGTCCTGGCCCATGGTGTCTACCGGCTGGTCTGCGCCCGGAGCGGCAAGGCTCTCGACAACGGCAACGTCGGCGGCGACGGCACCCCGATCATCCAGTGGACCGTCAACGGTGGCTCGCCGCAGCAGTGGACGGTCACCGACCTCGGCCACGGCTACTACAAGCTGGTCTGCGCCCGCAGCGGCAAGGCCCTCGACAACAACAACAGCACGTCCGACAGCGCGGTGATGGTGCAGCGGACCGACAACGGCAGTCGTCAGCAACAGTGGGCCGTCACCGCGCTGGGCGGCGGCGCGTTCCGGCTCATCAACCGGCACAGCGGAAAGGCGCTGGACAACGCCAACAACGGCGCGGACAACACCCAGGTCATCCAGTGGACCCCCAACGGCGGTGCCCCGCAGCAGTGGAACATGACCAAGGTCGGCTGA
- a CDS encoding TetR/AcrR family transcriptional regulator: protein MTEPSTGRPAALQERSRRSQQDILRAGYALLAEGGVDALTVAAVAERAGMAVGSIYRRFGDKEGLLLAIQRAFTENLQAEITGRMSAERLRILRDPAVAVAEAVGAITDSFQAHEALLRVFLLLGTRHEAVRAEGSRVSLEGNRHFTEALRHTPVAHPDPEVALDFAYRLIYATVAHRITQGEFLESDRPLPWNELRCHLQTAVVSYLLGTPEGR, encoded by the coding sequence GTGACCGAGCCCTCCACCGGCAGACCTGCCGCCCTCCAGGAACGCAGCCGCCGTTCGCAGCAGGACATCCTGCGGGCCGGGTACGCACTGCTCGCGGAGGGCGGAGTGGACGCGCTCACCGTGGCCGCCGTCGCCGAGCGGGCCGGCATGGCGGTCGGCAGCATCTACCGGCGGTTCGGCGACAAGGAAGGCCTGCTGCTGGCCATCCAGCGCGCGTTCACCGAGAACCTCCAGGCCGAGATCACGGGGCGCATGTCCGCGGAGCGCTTGCGGATCCTGCGCGATCCGGCCGTGGCGGTCGCCGAGGCGGTGGGCGCGATCACCGACAGCTTCCAGGCACATGAGGCCCTGCTGCGCGTCTTCCTGCTGCTCGGCACCCGCCACGAAGCGGTACGAGCCGAGGGCTCCCGAGTGAGCCTCGAGGGCAATCGCCACTTCACCGAGGCACTGCGTCACACACCCGTCGCACATCCGGACCCCGAGGTCGCGCTGGACTTCGCGTACCGCCTGATCTACGCCACGGTCGCGCACCGCATCACCCAGGGCGAGTTCCTGGAGTCCGACCGCCCGCTGCCCTGGAACGAACTGCGCTGCCACCTCCAGACCGCCGTCGTGTCCTACCTCCTCGGGACCCCGGAAGGGCGCTGA
- a CDS encoding alpha-L-fucosidase: MSRRTFLGAAGAATAATALPIVPGFSGLLSQAAAADTQTNLSRMVDMRFGMFNHFSLGTFTNQEWAEPHQSPTLFAPPSVNCAQWADAAAAAKMSYGILTTKHHDGFALWPSAHGTQNVANSSYKQDVVRAYCDAFRAKGLKVGFYYSIWDRTFGVEAWESRHKVTGLEITDAIKPDHLTFMLGQIRELLTNYGTIDMFMTDGYAWQMGQQAVSYQRIRSLVKELQPDCVMIDIGGLSEPFLSDAIFFEEPLGVTAPAGNTYAGMQGQTISNGWFWHPSTPTEGLMSKAAILSHLADLEPKYTSFILNCPPNRNGLLDTNVVNRLAEVGAAWSPNTSRPPLPTQPLRAEHPVTPVNAYATAFRTGEGPLNAIDGLSDVRYETCWSTWGLSPALPHSITIDLGGVWSNVSTLEYLPKQWNRSNSTDGDITSYTILTSTDGVTFTQVATGTWAGNGKYKLVEWPNRNVGFVRIQVNAATGGYANISGVRIGGRSVKPALVSRVLPGDGTVYRLVNRNSGKVADVSGNGTANGTNILQWPWLNRNNQKWTFASTGDGYYEIKGVSSGKLMEVAGLSRDDGGNVAIYADSNVPQQHWAVTPTGDGYYFLINRYSGLCLGVDEGSTADGANIEQQPYASQTRQQWQIVPV; the protein is encoded by the coding sequence ATGTCTCGCCGTACGTTTCTCGGGGCGGCGGGTGCGGCGACCGCCGCGACCGCCCTGCCGATCGTCCCCGGCTTCTCCGGTCTTCTGTCGCAGGCGGCCGCCGCGGACACGCAGACCAACCTGAGCAGGATGGTCGACATGCGGTTCGGCATGTTCAACCACTTCAGCCTGGGCACGTTCACGAACCAGGAGTGGGCCGAACCCCACCAGAGCCCCACCCTCTTCGCTCCCCCGAGCGTCAACTGCGCGCAGTGGGCCGACGCGGCGGCCGCCGCCAAGATGAGTTACGGCATCCTGACCACCAAGCACCATGACGGTTTCGCCCTGTGGCCGAGCGCCCATGGCACCCAGAACGTCGCGAACAGCTCCTACAAGCAGGACGTGGTGCGGGCGTACTGCGACGCGTTCCGGGCGAAGGGACTGAAGGTCGGGTTCTACTACTCGATCTGGGACCGTACCTTCGGCGTCGAGGCGTGGGAGAGCCGGCACAAGGTGACCGGGCTGGAAATCACCGATGCCATCAAGCCCGACCACCTGACCTTCATGCTCGGTCAGATCCGCGAGCTGCTCACCAACTACGGCACCATCGACATGTTCATGACCGACGGTTACGCATGGCAGATGGGACAGCAGGCCGTCTCCTACCAGCGGATCCGTTCACTGGTGAAGGAGCTGCAGCCGGACTGCGTCATGATCGACATCGGCGGGCTGTCGGAGCCCTTCCTCAGCGACGCGATCTTCTTCGAGGAGCCACTGGGCGTCACGGCGCCGGCGGGCAACACCTACGCCGGCATGCAGGGACAGACCATCAGCAACGGCTGGTTCTGGCATCCCTCCACCCCGACCGAGGGCCTGATGAGCAAGGCCGCGATCCTCTCCCACCTGGCCGACCTGGAACCCAAGTACACCTCCTTCATCCTCAACTGCCCGCCCAACCGCAACGGCCTGCTGGACACCAACGTCGTCAACCGGCTCGCCGAGGTCGGCGCGGCCTGGAGCCCGAACACCTCCCGGCCGCCGCTGCCCACCCAGCCACTGCGCGCCGAACACCCCGTCACCCCGGTAAACGCGTACGCCACCGCCTTCCGCACCGGCGAGGGACCACTCAACGCCATCGACGGACTCAGCGACGTCCGCTACGAGACCTGCTGGTCGACCTGGGGCCTGTCCCCGGCCCTGCCTCACTCGATCACGATCGACCTGGGCGGCGTGTGGAGCAACGTCTCCACCCTGGAGTACCTGCCCAAACAGTGGAACCGAAGCAACTCCACCGACGGCGACATCACCTCCTACACCATCCTCACCAGCACCGACGGCGTCACCTTCACCCAGGTCGCCACCGGCACCTGGGCCGGCAACGGCAAGTACAAGCTGGTCGAGTGGCCCAACCGGAACGTGGGTTTCGTACGCATCCAGGTCAACGCGGCCACCGGCGGTTACGCCAACATCAGCGGCGTCAGGATCGGCGGCCGGTCGGTCAAGCCTGCCCTTGTCTCGAGGGTCCTGCCGGGCGACGGCACCGTGTACCGGCTGGTCAACCGCAACAGCGGCAAGGTCGCCGACGTGAGCGGGAACGGAACCGCCAACGGCACCAACATCCTCCAGTGGCCCTGGCTGAACCGGAACAACCAGAAGTGGACCTTCGCCTCCACAGGCGACGGCTACTACGAGATCAAGGGCGTCAGCAGCGGCAAGCTCATGGAAGTGGCCGGGCTCTCCCGCGACGACGGCGGCAATGTGGCCATCTATGCGGACTCCAACGTCCCCCAGCAGCACTGGGCCGTCACGCCCACCGGTGACGGCTACTACTTCCTCATCAACCGCTACAGCGGCCTCTGCCTCGGCGTCGACGAGGGCAGCACCGCCGACGGAGCCAACATCGAACAACAGCCGTACGCGTCACAGACACGGCAGCAATGGCAGATCGTCCCCGTCTGA
- a CDS encoding dihydrofolate reductase family protein, with translation MTDASTGKVVVNRVMSLDGFIAGPGHTMDWIFEHMTSATFPEVMAATGAMLIGRGTYEVGKRMSDENTDYDGGAQFVLTHRPPDEPDPNVTFLTCDIEEAVATARRAAGDKNLEILGADVAAQCLQRGLVDEILVYVLPVLLGDGVRFAPPGLDRIDLEPFSNVQSGGVTMLRFHVRK, from the coding sequence ATGACGGATGCGAGCACCGGCAAAGTGGTCGTGAACAGGGTGATGTCCCTCGATGGGTTCATCGCCGGTCCCGGCCACACGATGGACTGGATCTTCGAGCACATGACGTCGGCGACGTTCCCGGAGGTCATGGCGGCCACGGGCGCCATGCTCATCGGCCGGGGCACGTACGAAGTCGGCAAGCGCATGTCCGACGAGAACACCGACTACGACGGCGGGGCGCAGTTCGTCCTCACCCACCGCCCGCCCGACGAGCCGGACCCCAACGTCACCTTCCTCACCTGCGACATCGAGGAAGCCGTGGCCACGGCACGCCGCGCCGCCGGCGACAAGAACCTGGAGATCCTCGGCGCCGACGTGGCCGCCCAGTGCCTGCAGCGCGGCCTCGTCGACGAGATCCTGGTGTACGTGCTGCCGGTGCTGCTCGGCGACGGCGTCCGCTTCGCGCCGCCGGGCCTCGACCGGATCGACCTGGAACCGTTCAGCAACGTCCAGTCGGGCGGGGTCACCATGCTGCGCTTCCACGTGCGCAAGTAG
- a CDS encoding expansin EXLX1 family cellulose-binding protein, translating into MQETRQAARQRRRRRRLMVGTTAGLVVTGLLVCLVMTMQPDREEDAGRAPATAVANSQESHPPTSSGKKKSLAPSPSEISASPSAGAKKPKASPSPSPSPSSASPRKAPATSSLAGRIRPKSTYQGVATVYKAGVGDGACSYGPSGDMMIAAMNTTDYETSAACGAYVLVRAANGASVTVRITNECPLPCAPGQLDLSEQAFAELAPVSTGRIAITWSLLSPSTPGTISIRYKNGSSPYWCGIQAIGHRNPLARLEVRTGGGWRQLTRTDYNYFLSPDGSGCGGAIRITDIYGERLTIDGIALRPEVVQPTRFQFARH; encoded by the coding sequence ATGCAAGAAACACGCCAGGCCGCGCGGCAGCGCAGACGCAGACGCCGGCTGATGGTGGGCACCACCGCGGGGCTGGTCGTCACAGGTCTTCTCGTCTGCCTGGTCATGACGATGCAGCCGGACCGCGAGGAGGATGCCGGGCGAGCCCCGGCCACGGCCGTCGCCAACTCCCAGGAGAGTCACCCGCCGACATCGTCCGGGAAGAAGAAGTCCCTCGCACCCTCCCCGTCCGAGATCTCCGCGTCCCCGTCGGCCGGCGCCAAGAAGCCGAAGGCCTCCCCGTCCCCGTCCCCGTCCCCGTCATCGGCCTCTCCGCGGAAGGCTCCAGCCACGTCATCGCTGGCCGGACGGATCCGCCCCAAGAGCACGTATCAGGGAGTCGCCACGGTCTACAAGGCCGGCGTAGGGGACGGTGCCTGCTCGTACGGCCCGAGCGGCGACATGATGATCGCGGCGATGAACACCACCGACTACGAGACCTCCGCGGCCTGTGGGGCCTACGTGCTGGTCCGTGCGGCGAACGGCGCTTCCGTCACGGTCCGGATCACCAACGAATGCCCCCTGCCCTGTGCGCCGGGGCAACTCGACCTCAGCGAACAGGCCTTCGCCGAACTGGCCCCCGTCTCGACCGGCCGGATCGCGATCACCTGGAGCCTGTTGAGCCCGAGCACGCCGGGCACGATCTCGATCCGCTACAAGAACGGATCCAGCCCCTACTGGTGCGGCATTCAGGCAATCGGCCACCGCAACCCGCTCGCTCGGCTGGAGGTCCGCACCGGTGGCGGCTGGCGCCAACTGACCCGTACCGACTACAACTACTTCCTTTCCCCCGACGGCAGCGGGTGCGGCGGCGCGATCAGGATCACCGACATCTACGGAGAACGGCTGACCATCGACGGGATCGCTCTGCGGCCGGAGGTTGTGCAGCCGACGCGGTTCCAGTTCGCACGGCACTGA